From a single Nicotiana tabacum cultivar K326 chromosome 8, ASM71507v2, whole genome shotgun sequence genomic region:
- the LOC107832509 gene encoding uncharacterized protein LOC107832509 isoform X3, whose amino-acid sequence MKEMKCINLLMAESNSFTKDSTLPNHRLQFLPCGNLGLHLIWLILHLIINVWYSVLGIAHKVESTLISSRLLKSYNAININKVRYLAVVIESEEARQTSKVLELLHWLASIGIKSICLYDREGVLKNSQEAIIEGLNKSQESIIEGSDHGTLPEHVDLEFVSFADSKPAVAKAANLLFVKHYASTKPGKPNITESDMSEALQAAGYGGREPDLLLVYGPVRCHMGFPAWRIRYTEIVHMGPLKSMKFGSLIKAIHKFTKVHQNYGQ is encoded by the exons ATGAAAGAGATGAAATGTATCAATCTCCTTATGGCTGAATCTAATTCATTTACTAAGGACTCAACACTGCCCAACCATCGTTTGCAGTTTCTTCCT TGTGGTAACCTTGGTCTTCATTTGATCTGGCTTATCCTACACTTGATCATCAATGTTTGGTACTCTGTATTGGGTATAGCTCATAAAGTGGAGAGTACCCTCATTTCTAGCCGGCTGCTAAAGAGTTACAATGCCATTAACATTAATAAAGTGCGATACCTGGCTGTTGTGATTGAAAGCGAAGAAGCTCGCCAAACTTCAAAAGTTCTTGAATTATTGCATTGGCTTGCATCTATTGGTATAAAAAGCATCTGCCTCTATGATAGAGAAG GAGTGCTGAAAAATTCCCAGGAAGCCATTATAGAAGGATTGAACAAGTCCCAGGAATCCATCATAGAAGGATCGGATCATGGAACCTTGCCTGAG CATGTAGATCTGGAGTTTGTCTCTTTTGCTGATTCAAAACCTGCCGTGGCCAAAGCAGCTAATTTACTTTTTGTCAAGCATTACGCCAGCACTAAACCAGGAAAACCGAATATTACAGAGTCTGACATGTCTGAGGCTCTACAAGCAGCAG GTTATGGGGGACGAGAGCCTGATCTTTTATTAGTTTATGGTCCTGTGAGATGTCACATGGGGTTCCCAGCATGGAGAATCCGATACACTGAGATTGT ACATATGGGGCCCTTGAAGTCCATGAAATTTGGGTCCCTCATAAAAGCCATCCATAAATTCACAAAGGTGCATCAAAACTATG GCCAATGA
- the LOC107832509 gene encoding uncharacterized protein LOC107832509 isoform X2, whose protein sequence is MLLTVFFLSVKLFRISVPLFINLYHPGLFYWRKNNSKSMDLGNEVQKILSWTSVCGNLGLHLIWLILHLIINVWYSVLGIAHKVESTLISSRLLKSYNAININKVRYLAVVIESEEARQTSKVLELLHWLASIGIKSICLYDREGVLKNSQEAIIEGLNKSQESIIEGSDHGTLPEHVDLEFVSFADSKPAVAKAANLLFVKHYASTKPGKPNITESDMSEALQAAGYGGREPDLLLVYGPVRCHMGFPAWRIRYTEIVHMGPLKSMKFGSLIKAIHKFTKVHQNYGQ, encoded by the exons ATGCTGCTCACTGTTTTTTTCCTTTCTGTTAAACTTTTTCGGATTTCAGTTCCCCTTTTCATTAATTTGTATCATCCGGGTTTATTTTATTGGAGGAAAAATAATTCAAA ATCAATGGATCTAGGGAATGAGGTGCAGAAGATTCTAAGCTGGACATCTGTG TGTGGTAACCTTGGTCTTCATTTGATCTGGCTTATCCTACACTTGATCATCAATGTTTGGTACTCTGTATTGGGTATAGCTCATAAAGTGGAGAGTACCCTCATTTCTAGCCGGCTGCTAAAGAGTTACAATGCCATTAACATTAATAAAGTGCGATACCTGGCTGTTGTGATTGAAAGCGAAGAAGCTCGCCAAACTTCAAAAGTTCTTGAATTATTGCATTGGCTTGCATCTATTGGTATAAAAAGCATCTGCCTCTATGATAGAGAAG GAGTGCTGAAAAATTCCCAGGAAGCCATTATAGAAGGATTGAACAAGTCCCAGGAATCCATCATAGAAGGATCGGATCATGGAACCTTGCCTGAG CATGTAGATCTGGAGTTTGTCTCTTTTGCTGATTCAAAACCTGCCGTGGCCAAAGCAGCTAATTTACTTTTTGTCAAGCATTACGCCAGCACTAAACCAGGAAAACCGAATATTACAGAGTCTGACATGTCTGAGGCTCTACAAGCAGCAG GTTATGGGGGACGAGAGCCTGATCTTTTATTAGTTTATGGTCCTGTGAGATGTCACATGGGGTTCCCAGCATGGAGAATCCGATACACTGAGATTGT ACATATGGGGCCCTTGAAGTCCATGAAATTTGGGTCCCTCATAAAAGCCATCCATAAATTCACAAAGGTGCATCAAAACTATG GCCAATGA
- the LOC107832509 gene encoding uncharacterized protein LOC107832509 isoform X1 yields MLLTVFFLSVKLFRISVPLFINLYHPGLFYWRKNNSNICRSMDLGNEVQKILSWTSVCGNLGLHLIWLILHLIINVWYSVLGIAHKVESTLISSRLLKSYNAININKVRYLAVVIESEEARQTSKVLELLHWLASIGIKSICLYDREGVLKNSQEAIIEGLNKSQESIIEGSDHGTLPEHVDLEFVSFADSKPAVAKAANLLFVKHYASTKPGKPNITESDMSEALQAAGYGGREPDLLLVYGPVRCHMGFPAWRIRYTEIVHMGPLKSMKFGSLIKAIHKFTKVHQNYGQ; encoded by the exons ATGCTGCTCACTGTTTTTTTCCTTTCTGTTAAACTTTTTCGGATTTCAGTTCCCCTTTTCATTAATTTGTATCATCCGGGTTTATTTTATTGGAGGAAAAATAATTCAAA TATTTGCAGATCAATGGATCTAGGGAATGAGGTGCAGAAGATTCTAAGCTGGACATCTGTG TGTGGTAACCTTGGTCTTCATTTGATCTGGCTTATCCTACACTTGATCATCAATGTTTGGTACTCTGTATTGGGTATAGCTCATAAAGTGGAGAGTACCCTCATTTCTAGCCGGCTGCTAAAGAGTTACAATGCCATTAACATTAATAAAGTGCGATACCTGGCTGTTGTGATTGAAAGCGAAGAAGCTCGCCAAACTTCAAAAGTTCTTGAATTATTGCATTGGCTTGCATCTATTGGTATAAAAAGCATCTGCCTCTATGATAGAGAAG GAGTGCTGAAAAATTCCCAGGAAGCCATTATAGAAGGATTGAACAAGTCCCAGGAATCCATCATAGAAGGATCGGATCATGGAACCTTGCCTGAG CATGTAGATCTGGAGTTTGTCTCTTTTGCTGATTCAAAACCTGCCGTGGCCAAAGCAGCTAATTTACTTTTTGTCAAGCATTACGCCAGCACTAAACCAGGAAAACCGAATATTACAGAGTCTGACATGTCTGAGGCTCTACAAGCAGCAG GTTATGGGGGACGAGAGCCTGATCTTTTATTAGTTTATGGTCCTGTGAGATGTCACATGGGGTTCCCAGCATGGAGAATCCGATACACTGAGATTGT ACATATGGGGCCCTTGAAGTCCATGAAATTTGGGTCCCTCATAAAAGCCATCCATAAATTCACAAAGGTGCATCAAAACTATG GCCAATGA
- the LOC107832509 gene encoding uncharacterized protein LOC107832509 isoform X4, with amino-acid sequence MDLGNEVQKILSWTSVCGNLGLHLIWLILHLIINVWYSVLGIAHKVESTLISSRLLKSYNAININKVRYLAVVIESEEARQTSKVLELLHWLASIGIKSICLYDREGVLKNSQEAIIEGLNKSQESIIEGSDHGTLPEHVDLEFVSFADSKPAVAKAANLLFVKHYASTKPGKPNITESDMSEALQAAGYGGREPDLLLVYGPVRCHMGFPAWRIRYTEIVHMGPLKSMKFGSLIKAIHKFTKVHQNYGQ; translated from the exons ATGGATCTAGGGAATGAGGTGCAGAAGATTCTAAGCTGGACATCTGTG TGTGGTAACCTTGGTCTTCATTTGATCTGGCTTATCCTACACTTGATCATCAATGTTTGGTACTCTGTATTGGGTATAGCTCATAAAGTGGAGAGTACCCTCATTTCTAGCCGGCTGCTAAAGAGTTACAATGCCATTAACATTAATAAAGTGCGATACCTGGCTGTTGTGATTGAAAGCGAAGAAGCTCGCCAAACTTCAAAAGTTCTTGAATTATTGCATTGGCTTGCATCTATTGGTATAAAAAGCATCTGCCTCTATGATAGAGAAG GAGTGCTGAAAAATTCCCAGGAAGCCATTATAGAAGGATTGAACAAGTCCCAGGAATCCATCATAGAAGGATCGGATCATGGAACCTTGCCTGAG CATGTAGATCTGGAGTTTGTCTCTTTTGCTGATTCAAAACCTGCCGTGGCCAAAGCAGCTAATTTACTTTTTGTCAAGCATTACGCCAGCACTAAACCAGGAAAACCGAATATTACAGAGTCTGACATGTCTGAGGCTCTACAAGCAGCAG GTTATGGGGGACGAGAGCCTGATCTTTTATTAGTTTATGGTCCTGTGAGATGTCACATGGGGTTCCCAGCATGGAGAATCCGATACACTGAGATTGT ACATATGGGGCCCTTGAAGTCCATGAAATTTGGGTCCCTCATAAAAGCCATCCATAAATTCACAAAGGTGCATCAAAACTATG GCCAATGA